The region GTTCTGCCGTTCTGGCGGATGCCCTCGTGGCCATCTCGGCAGAGAGTCAAGCCCACAACTTCCAGATTCTCGGGGTGGCCCAGGGCACGAGCGCCGAAAAGGCCAGCCAGTTCCTGGCCGATCGCGCCCTCTCCTTCCCGACGCTCTACGACACCTCGGGCTCCTTCATCCGCAAGATCGCTGGCCAGGGAGCGCCCACCGTGGCGGTGCTCGCAGACGGCGAGGGAAACCTGGTGAACGCCGTCGCCGGTTTCCCGACCGACGGCAAGGATCCCGCCGCCGCCGCCGAGCAGGTGTTGCGCGGCTGGTTGCGCCTGCATACCGACGACCCGACGTCCACCGCCTACGGCGAACGACCCGAAGCGCCGCTCTTCGACGCGCCCATGCTCGAAGACGAAGGCCGCTTCAGCCTCGCAGCTCAACGTGGCCAACCGCTCGTGTTGGTCTTCTTCCTGCATACCTGCCCGCATTGCCACCATGCGCTCGAGTCCATGAGGGAGAGCCTCGACGCGCTCCCCGAAGCGAAGCGGCCGAAACTGGTCGGCATCTCGGTCGATCACAAGCCCTACGCCGTGCGAGCCGCCATGAAAGAAGAGGGGCTCGATTTCTTTCCGATCCTCTTCGACCCGGATGAGTCGATCCGGGAAAACTACGGCGCCGTTGCAGGCGTGCCGGTCACGTTCCTGATCGACGCCGACGGCAAGATCGCGGCGAGGGTCGACGGCTGGCGTGACGAACGCGACCCACCGCTCATGAAGATGCGCCTGGCCAAGCTCGCCGGCGAAACCGTACCCATGCTGCTTCACAGCTCTGGCTACAGCGGCAACGAGTTCTGTGGCGTCTGCCACGAGAAGGAGCACGCGACCTGGCAGCTCACGAACCACGCCGGCGCGTTCGACACCCTGGTTCGCCATGGGGACGACGCCGACGGCGAGTGCGTCTCCTGCCACGTGGCGGGCTACGGCAAGAAGGGGGGCTGGACCTTCGATACGCCCGAGCCCGAACTCGAAGGCGTCGGATGCGAAACCTGCCACGGTCGCGGCGGGACTCATCGCTCTCCGGAGTTCGTGAAGAACCATGACTACGAGAACGTCTGCGTGACCTGCCACAACCCGACCCACTCCCTGGGGTTCGACTACGCAAGCTTCCTTCCCAAGGTTTCACACGCCGCGAACCAGCAATTTGCCTCGCTGTCCGAAGCCGAGCGCGCGACCCTCATGGCCCAGCGCCGCAAGCCGCGAGAGGATCTGCTTCCGACGCGCGCGGCGTTCGTAGGCTCGGAGGCCTGCCAGAGCTGTCATGCCAAGGAATTCGAGACGTGGTCGGGTCACGCCCACGCCCGGGCCTTCGCGACGCTCGAGGCCAAGAGCGAGGCCGGAAACCAGGACTGCCTGAAGTGTCACACCACGGGCCTCGGCAAACCCGGCGGCTTCGAGCCCCCGGCTGGCGGCTCCCATTCGGATCGGGCCGCCGTGGGCTGCGAAGCCTGCCACGGCCCAGGGGCTGATCACATCGGCGAGGATGCCCTGAAGCGCGGGACGATCCTCTCCCTGGGCGACAAATGCGACTCCTGCGTGATCCTGCAGATCTGCGGCAGCTGCCATGATGACGCGAACGATCCGGGCTTCGAATTCGAGGTTCAAGACAAGATCGATGCGCAACGCCACGGCACGATCGAGCCGAGCACAGGTGCAACCACGAGCGAGGCCAGGCTTCCTTCCAGCACCGTGATCGGCCTGCTCGAGTCGGCCTTTTCGGGCGATGCCTCTTGAACGTGTCCGTCGCAACCTGCGACGGGGTCCGCACCCTGACGATCGAGCGGGAATCCCAGCGCAACGCACTCGACCGGGCGACCCTCGAAGAACTCGAAGCCGCCTTCGAAGAAGCCTCGCGAGACGGGGCGGTTCGGGTGATCGTGCTGCGCGGCGCTGGCGACCGGGCCTTCTGTGCCGGCGCGGACCTGAAAGAAGTCCTCGGACACGAGAGCATCCAGGAAAGCCGGCGGCACTTCGACGGCGTCGCACGGGTGATCGCCGCGATGCAGCGCTGCACCCAGCCCGTCATCGCACGGGTCCCCGGCTTCGCCCTGGCCGGGGGTTGTGGGCTGGCGGTGGCCGCCGATTTCACGATCGCCAGCGAAGATGCCGTCCTCGGCCTGCCCGAGATTTCGCTCGGACTGCTGCCGCTGATGGTCTCCGTGCCCATCCTTCGGGCCACCGGCTCGCGAAAGGTGCTGCTCGATCTCGTGCTGACCGGCCGACGGGTTGCAGCAGACGAGGCGCTGAAGCAGGGCCTCGTCACGCGGGTCGTGCCCAAGGAAAGCCTCGACGACGAGATCGAGGCACTTTGTACGACGCTCGCCGGCCACTCGCCCGAAACCCTGCGCGCCGGAAAGGAGGCCATCTACACCATGGCCGAGATGGAATCCGGTGCGGCCATGCGTTATCTGCGCGAGTCCATCGTCCTCACATCGCGGAGCGAAGATGCCCAGGAAGGCATCCAGGCGTTCTTCGAGAAACGGGAGCCCAGGTGGACCGGGCGCTAAGCGAAGAAACGCGACAGGTCCTGCGTGCGGCGCGGGGCTGGCTCGAAGAGCTGGCGGAAGAAGGCGTCAACTCCTTCGAGATCGCAGAAGCGGAGCCCGCGCCGAACCAGTTTGCGTCCGGGGCACAAAATCAGGTTCCGCCCGTCGCACCAGAAAAGACCCCTTCGGTCGCAACAGAAACCGCCCAGGGCGGCACCACCCTCGAAGCCGTCCGTACGGAACTCGGGGATTGCACGCGTTGCGGGTTGGCCGAGGGCCGCACCAAGCTCGTCTTCGGTGACGGCAATCCGAACGCCGACTTGATGTTCATTGGCGAGGGCCCCGGCGAGCAGGAGGATCTATCCGGCCTTCCCTTCGTAGGTCGCGCCGGCGAGCTGTTGACCCGGATGATCGAGCGCGGGATCGCCCTGCCCCGCGCCGAGGTCTATATCTGCAACATCGTGAAGTGCCGGCCGCCGGGAAACCGGACACCCCTCGCAACCGAGGTGAGTACCTGCCGCCACTTCCTGGACGGGCAGATCGAGGCGGTGCGGCCCAAGGTGATCGTGACCCTGGGCAAGCCGGCTTCCAGCCTGCTGCTCGGCCGCGACATCGCCATCACCCGTGTTCGGGGCACCTGGCACGAATACAAGGGCATCCCCGTGATGCCAACCTTCCACCCTGCCTTCATCTTGCGCCAGTACACCGAGCAGAACCGCAGGCTCGTCTGGGAAGATCTGAAGGCCGCCGCCGCACGCACGCAGCAGTAGCGGAGACGCCCCTAGAACGGCCTCTCGGGCACCTTGCTCGCCTGGTCTTCGCGGAACTCGACGAGGCGTTTGCGAACGTCGGGATCGCTGGCGCCCAGGATCGCGGCAGCGAAGAGGCCGGCGTTCTTCGCCCCCGAGCGGCCGATGCCGAAGGTCGCGACGGGGATCCCGCCGGGCATCTGAACGGTCGAGAGCAATGCGTCGAGGCCGTTCAGGGGAGAACCATCGATCGGCACACCTAGAACCGGAAGCAGCGTGTGGGCAGCAGTCACACCCGCGAGATGAGCAGACATTCCCGCACCGCAGATCACGACACCGATATCCTCCGCCTCGGCCGTTTCGAGGAACCGACCGAGCCGCTCCGGCGTGCGGTGGGCCGAGATCACCCTGACGTCCGTCTCCACCCCCAACTGCTTGAGCACGTCGCGACAGCTCTCCATGACATCCCAGTCGTTCGCGCTTCCCATCAAGATTCCGACACGTTTCGCCACGCTTCCGCTCCTCCGAGTGACCGTCCATGAGTCAGGCCGTGGAGTGTAGTGTACGCTCCCGGGCCACCGGAGGTCCCATGCAAGCCGTCATCGTCCGCGCACCTGGGGCGCTCTCCGTCGAAGACGTGCCGGACCCGACCCCTTCGAAGGGCCAGGCCGTGCTCCGGGTGACGGCCTGCGGAATCTGTGGAACGGATCTGCGGCTCCACCAGTCGGGAAGCCTTCCGCCCGGCACCATCATGGGCCACGAGTTCTGCGGAGAGGTCGTCCAAGCCGCAGGCCATCTGAAGGTCGGCCAGCGGGTCACGGCGCTGCCGATCCTCAGCTGCGGCCGCTGCGATCGCTGTCGCAGCGGGTTGGGCGCCTACTGCACCGACCAGCGGGCGATCGGCCTGGGAGATCGTCCTGGCGCCTACGCGGAGTACGTCGCCGTCGCTGCCCACGAGACGGTTCGCTTGCCCGATGGCGTCGACGACGATCACGGCGCCCTGGTCGAGCCGCTGGCTGTGGCGATCCACGCCGTGAATATCGGCCGAATCCGGCGCGGCGAGAGCTGCCTGGTGATCGGCGCCGGCCCCATCGGGCTTGGAATCGCGCTCTGGGCGCGACACTTCGGTGCCCATGACGTCATCGTCGCCGAGCGTTGCGCTGGACGACGGGCCTTGGCCGAGCAGATGGGTGCCACCCATGTGATCAATCCAGATTCGGGAGAGCTGCCTGCCGCATTGGAACGGATCGCCCCGGGCGGACCGGACGTCGTGTTCGAGGCGGTGGGTGTACCGGGGCTGATTCAGGAGGCGATCGAGCATGTCCGATTCCGCGGAAGGCTCGTCGTGACGGGCATGTGTGTCGCGCCGGATCAGCTCCAACCGACGGTCGCGTTGGCCAAGGAGACTTCGATCTTCTTTGCCTTTTCGTACGAGAAGGACGACTTCCAGTACACCGTCGACATGATCGATCAGGAGCGGATTGCCCCCGCTGCCATGATCACCGGACGGGTCGGTCTCGAGGGTGTCGCGGGCGCGTTCGAGGCCCTCGGCAAGCCAGACCAGCAGTGCAAGGTGCTGGCCCAACCGGGACACTGAGCCGATGCCCGAAGCCCCGACGACGCTTCCCCTGCCGCGGCCGACGACTGAACTCTGCGCCGTGCTGCTGCATCCGGCCGGGCACACGCGTTCGCCGGCCATGCACAATGCCGCGTTCTCGGCCCTCGGGATCGACGCGATCTTCATGGCTTTCGACGTACCGCCGGACGCACTGGGCGATGCGCTGGCCGGCATCCGCGCCTTGGGCGTGCGGCAACTGGCCATTTCCCTCCCTCACAAGCAGGCCATCGGCGCCTATTGCGACGAACTCGACGAAACGGCCCAAGCCATTGGAGCCGTGAACACGGTGACCCGCGTGGGAGACCGGCTGGTGGGTGCCAACACGGATTGGATCGGTGCCGTGCGAGCACTCGAGCGGGAGGGCCCGCTCGAAGGCGCGAACGCGGTCGTGCTGGGTGCCGGCGG is a window of bacterium DNA encoding:
- the purE gene encoding 5-(carboxyamino)imidazole ribonucleotide mutase: MAKRVGILMGSANDWDVMESCRDVLKQLGVETDVRVISAHRTPERLGRFLETAEAEDIGVVICGAGMSAHLAGVTAAHTLLPVLGVPIDGSPLNGLDALLSTVQMPGGIPVATFGIGRSGAKNAGLFAAAILGASDPDVRKRLVEFREDQASKVPERPF
- a CDS encoding alcohol dehydrogenase catalytic domain-containing protein; the protein is MQAVIVRAPGALSVEDVPDPTPSKGQAVLRVTACGICGTDLRLHQSGSLPPGTIMGHEFCGEVVQAAGHLKVGQRVTALPILSCGRCDRCRSGLGAYCTDQRAIGLGDRPGAYAEYVAVAAHETVRLPDGVDDDHGALVEPLAVAIHAVNIGRIRRGESCLVIGAGPIGLGIALWARHFGAHDVIVAERCAGRRALAEQMGATHVINPDSGELPAALERIAPGGPDVVFEAVGVPGLIQEAIEHVRFRGRLVVTGMCVAPDQLQPTVALAKETSIFFAFSYEKDDFQYTVDMIDQERIAPAAMITGRVGLEGVAGAFEALGKPDQQCKVLAQPGH
- a CDS encoding uracil-DNA glycosylase, coding for MAEEGVNSFEIAEAEPAPNQFASGAQNQVPPVAPEKTPSVATETAQGGTTLEAVRTELGDCTRCGLAEGRTKLVFGDGNPNADLMFIGEGPGEQEDLSGLPFVGRAGELLTRMIERGIALPRAEVYICNIVKCRPPGNRTPLATEVSTCRHFLDGQIEAVRPKVIVTLGKPASSLLLGRDIAITRVRGTWHEYKGIPVMPTFHPAFILRQYTEQNRRLVWEDLKAAAARTQQ
- a CDS encoding shikimate dehydrogenase, giving the protein MPEAPTTLPLPRPTTELCAVLLHPAGHTRSPAMHNAAFSALGIDAIFMAFDVPPDALGDALAGIRALGVRQLAISLPHKQAIGAYCDELDETAQAIGAVNTVTRVGDRLVGANTDWIGAVRALEREGPLEGANAVVLGAGGTARAVTFGLLRRGVRVTVLNRTEATAARLAKELGAHASGGLDALADVEHDVLVNTTSAGLREERSPVPAGALRPGSRVLDAVYDPAETRLLRDARARGATPIGGKWMLVLQAVEQIRLWSGKTPPGELLAAAFDQAT
- a CDS encoding crotonase, with amino-acid sequence MNVSVATCDGVRTLTIERESQRNALDRATLEELEAAFEEASRDGAVRVIVLRGAGDRAFCAGADLKEVLGHESIQESRRHFDGVARVIAAMQRCTQPVIARVPGFALAGGCGLAVAADFTIASEDAVLGLPEISLGLLPLMVSVPILRATGSRKVLLDLVLTGRRVAADEALKQGLVTRVVPKESLDDEIEALCTTLAGHSPETLRAGKEAIYTMAEMESGAAMRYLRESIVLTSRSEDAQEGIQAFFEKREPRWTGR
- a CDS encoding redoxin domain-containing protein; its protein translation is MLPNTRPLALIAASFFLFFLACAESEPSAEPSPASKTTESSQAPDTEAEPAASRKKPERPLPAFDGTTLEGKPLSVSSFIGRRLLLVFFNPDVPSSAVLADALVAISAESQAHNFQILGVAQGTSAEKASQFLADRALSFPTLYDTSGSFIRKIAGQGAPTVAVLADGEGNLVNAVAGFPTDGKDPAAAAEQVLRGWLRLHTDDPTSTAYGERPEAPLFDAPMLEDEGRFSLAAQRGQPLVLVFFLHTCPHCHHALESMRESLDALPEAKRPKLVGISVDHKPYAVRAAMKEEGLDFFPILFDPDESIRENYGAVAGVPVTFLIDADGKIAARVDGWRDERDPPLMKMRLAKLAGETVPMLLHSSGYSGNEFCGVCHEKEHATWQLTNHAGAFDTLVRHGDDADGECVSCHVAGYGKKGGWTFDTPEPELEGVGCETCHGRGGTHRSPEFVKNHDYENVCVTCHNPTHSLGFDYASFLPKVSHAANQQFASLSEAERATLMAQRRKPREDLLPTRAAFVGSEACQSCHAKEFETWSGHAHARAFATLEAKSEAGNQDCLKCHTTGLGKPGGFEPPAGGSHSDRAAVGCEACHGPGADHIGEDALKRGTILSLGDKCDSCVILQICGSCHDDANDPGFEFEVQDKIDAQRHGTIEPSTGATTSEARLPSSTVIGLLESAFSGDAS